The window taataataaaaaataattataaaaaaaaaacatcttatcAAGATATCATATGTGTATGTGtgcataatttatataataacaaacaaacaaacaaaaacatCTAGAACGTTTATTGAAAAGTAATCTTTATTtgtatgatataaataattaaaattttaaattttaaatttaatttaataaatacaattcaatgataattgatgtacaataaaatatattatattcaaaagaaaaaaaaatatattatgtatttagCATTATAATGATCCAAATAATCGCGCCTATCACCATCATATATGACAATGATCACATGTTGCGTTGATGATGACTGGTGGCTGGTGACAatacaacacacacacatacattctactatacatatatacatataatactGTAAAGCCAATATAATCACATTAGCTAGATAAATAGATAGTTtgtctttcaaaaaaaataaaaaaaataaaaaaaacacttgattagaaaaatataaaatttcatgtcAACTCTCTTGACTTtggataaatatttgaaacaaaaaaaacaactggctatcttatcaaaattattattaaaattaaaaaaacaaaaagaaaagaaaaaaaaaaaaaaaaacgattaaaaaataaaaataaaataactgataAATACCAAACATGTCAAACTTGAGTGGTGTCGTTGGCATCTTGTCTtcttcttttgattttttaaaataataatatatacttatacctaaataaatagtttatttataatattattgagatTTAAATGAACCACGTGGATTATTACTATCACCAAACATAGTAgcgtaattattattaatacgcaaattaaattttaaataaaacaatgctCACGTATCTTGTTTGAGtaaaacaaagaaaagaaaagCACAAAGTAATACCAAAGacgttttatatattaaaataaaaaatgaataagatGTGTGGTGATAGTTTGGCTGTCAGCACGATGACTGATTGTATCCACCAACTCGTTGActacttaataataatattaaaattattactatgatggagagaaaaaaaaaataaatattccacaCTCAAAGAAGTTTTTTTAAAGTCTACTACTGCATACACACAACAGACAAAAAgccgctattttttattaatgtctcggaataaatttatttatctgttgTGTGTTATCAAGTTTATATCAATTATCTGGTCACCTGACATGctgtgataaaataaatattataaataaatatactcttttttattcaattatattatttaaattatagaaatgacaaattaattttaaaagattttattttctattatcattattaggTACATGctcaatcaaaaattaataatattattaatatcgagTGCCACCCcttcttgttgttgtttctttAGCactattatttgatttttttgatttattattgagTGAGTTGGTGGTATTATCACCTCTTCTTCGTTTGTTGATTGGATTGCGAGGATCATAAATTTCAAACCAATCATCATCTTTTGTACTTGCATCTTTGGCTAATactggttgttttttttcctcaCAATGCAATACACTTGCCATCCAAGAAGCACCAGAtacataatcatcatcatcatcatttttattatttttatcctcatcatcattattatcattattattttgttgtttaacactttttaatttattacgaaatttcattaataattcttGTGTTGCTTTTTCACGTGATACACCTTTTTCTGGTATTTTTGATTTAGCTTTAAGAAATTcttcttttgttttaatatatttatttttaatatcactttttttattacttttttcaatatcttgaattttttttctttcaatttcttCCTTggcaaatttttcattttttaattcttttttaaaatcacgtatttctttttgaatagcttcaactttttttttattttcatcatcacgaTCTTTtccaaaataatattcttcttcttcttcttcttcttcattatcttttttatctttctcttgctcttttttttcattgtcgttaacaacaaaatcagactttgatttttttaaatcactctttaaatatgtttttttatcttgtaattTACTTATAATACGTTCTTTCATTTCTTTTGATGATGCTTTCTTGACACATTcttctttatcatcatcatcatcatcatcatttgaatGTTTATCTTGTTGTATTTcatctctttttctttttttacaagaCAAATCACCGGAAACTTCAATTGCCAAGACTGAACTCAACTTGGGATCAGATAAACTGTCATGAGCTGATTTTCCTttaccaatatattttttactcaattcAACAGATTCTTCTTCGTCCTCTTCTGCCTCTTCACCAAatgataaaagtttaaaatttttaacaccaacttttttattttttttctttttatcattatcatcatcatcatcaagtttatttttaattgatggaTCAAAACGTGGAACAATATCCATAAAtggatttaataatatttcagtttttataattttttgtggaTAAGTTGGTCTTTCATTAGCATCAACAATAGCATCCTCCAATTTTAACATGTTATATATTGTTTCACCAGCAACTTTACCAAATATTGtatgtttattttgtaattctgGTGTTGcagaaaatgtaaaaaaaaattgtgatgaaTTATCATCTTTTCCAGCATTAGCCATTGCCAATAATCCACGACGACAAAATCGTAACCTCGTATGAATTTCAtcctaataaataaataaataaataaatataaaactatttgaaaaaaataaaaaatattaattttaccttGAAAGGTTGACCATATATACTTTCACCACCTTGACCAGTACCAGTTGGATCACCTCCTTGACAAATAAAACCTTTGACAACACGATGAAATATTGTTCCATTGTAATATCCTTCCATacataattgtataaaatttctgCATGCTTTTGGTGCTTCTTTTGTCCATAATTCTATTTCTAAATCACCAACTGATGTTTTTAGTAATacctatttttaattattaataaatattaatattttcaaattttaagtTTATAGTTGGctgtcaattattattattattattattattattatcattacctTTCCAGATGTTGGAGGttcttgaatataaatattactcattttttattatcaataaataataaacacaataaaatcaagatatttatctctttttctttttaaaataataaaaaattgtttatgttTTTAGGCACACACAACAGTGAACAGCTACAAAAAACAGCTGATTACACAGTAACACAGTTACATACACACATAACATTTAcgcatata is drawn from Aphidius gifuensis isolate YNYX2018 linkage group LG3, ASM1490517v1, whole genome shotgun sequence and contains these coding sequences:
- the LOC122851161 gene encoding spliceosome-associated protein CWC27 homolog; this translates as MSNIYIQEPPTSGKVLLKTSVGDLEIELWTKEAPKACRNFIQLCMEGYYNGTIFHRVVKGFICQGGDPTGTGQGGESIYGQPFKDEIHTRLRFCRRGLLAMANAGKDDNSSQFFFTFSATPELQNKHTIFGKVAGETIYNMLKLEDAIVDANERPTYPQKIIKTEILLNPFMDIVPRFDPSIKNKLDDDDDNDKKKKNKKVGVKNFKLLSFGEEAEEDEEESVELSKKYIGKGKSAHDSLSDPKLSSVLAIEVSGDLSCKKRKRDEIQQDKHSNDDDDDDDKEECVKKASSKEMKERIISKLQDKKTYLKSDLKKSKSDFVVNDNEKKEQEKDKKDNEEEEEEEEYYFGKDRDDENKKKVEAIQKEIRDFKKELKNEKFAKEEIERKKIQDIEKSNKKSDIKNKYIKTKEEFLKAKSKIPEKGVSREKATQELLMKFRNKLKSVKQQNNNDNNDDEDKNNKNDDDDDYVSGASWMASVLHCEEKKQPVLAKDASTKDDDWFEIYDPRNPINKRRRGDNTTNSLNNKSKKSNNSAKETTTRRGGTRY